In Nicotiana tabacum cultivar K326 chromosome 10, ASM71507v2, whole genome shotgun sequence, the DNA window TCTTGGGAGAAGCGTGCTAACTTAGCCAAAGCTACCATATTAAGAATATCTTTAGGTTTTAACTCTAACACttttcatatatataaaaaactagTAACAATACCTTCACTGAGCAATCTCTGCATGGCCTCGGCATCTTTTGTTCTTGATCTTGTCAATCTCACAGTTTTTATAGGAGCAAGGATCTCAGACATTTTGCTTAAGCTATAGGTCACTGCTGTCAAAGGCTTTCCCAAAGATGTACTAAGGAAAACAGGGTCCAAAAGTGTTCTATGAGTGCAAACATAGAGTACTCCTTTGCCATTTTCTGATCTTGGTGGATCAGTACCCTTTAACCTTAGCTGCACACCACTTAAAGTGCCCAAGAAAATGGCTATCTTGTAAGGCAAACATATGCCAATGAAGAGTCTGAATATTGCTAATACTATTCCAATTGGAAGCCATATAAACATGGCTAATGTTGCAAGAGGTGTAGGTAGGAAAGCTAGCCTTCCATCATGAAATACTAGTGGTTTTGGATATTTTTCCCTTGTCAATACTGAACTACTTTTTTCATCCTCCTTGTTTACCACGTAAGCTTCCTGTTCAATAGAAAGATGTATTTTAGAcacaataaaaatgaaaaaaatgtttgTATAAAGCGGAGTACAATGAGTAATAAAATGTTCGTTGACTTATATCACCATTTTTCTCTTAATGAATAGACTAAAAGTAGACAGTCATCTGCCTTGAAACTTTAATATCATTATAATATTAGTACTTAAATTTACGTGAAGAATAGTGGGGCCAAAGCCGTTGAAGATCTTTTCATATGATTTCTTAAACAGCAGTTAGGAATTTTTATTAGTgatgtcaatatttgaaaaagtaaataaatgaaCAAATTACTACAACAATAGCGGTGTCATTTTTTATactttattcaatattttaattttatttattatttatacatataaattACAATTCAACGAGGTGGCGTCATGTGACACCGCTTCAAGCAAGGTACCAATGCTCTTGTGCACAAAGTATTACGCGTTCATACAAGATTTAAGTTATTGGGAGAAATGTGTTAAGAGTCATATGATGAAGAAAATAGAAATGAAACAAGTGATAAGGATTAAGCTATTTgtgtgttttatgacttgttCAGTATTTATATGTCTTACACAGGGAAATAAAGAGGTGATCATGAAAACTTGAATTTCCAATGCCAATATCTGGTTTATTTTCTCCAAGAAATTCCTTAATTGCTCTAGGTTTTACAAGTATCCCAGAACTTGATATCAATCCAGTAAAATAGCTCCCAACACTATGCAACTCAGTCCCTTTAACATTATCAACACTTAAATACTCCTTAAGAAAACCTTCCACCATAACTCTAGGCACACTTGTGAAAACCACTCTACACCCTGCTGATTTCAACACCTCATAAACATGAACATTTAAATTTTCAAGATAAAACTTAGGCAAGACAGCTCTTCCAACACTGTCCATGTCCTTTAATCTTAGCCCACAAAATGTAATAAAGATCATAACTCTTAGTTTAAGTTCATAATCAAGAACCAATAAAAGGGGACTTGATAGAAGTAAGAAAAAGGCTCTGAAAATGCTACCACCTTCAAAAGCAACTAACATGAAATATGGGAAGAAAGATTCAGATCTAAGAAGTGTGCCCTGAATGTCACATGCAACTGTTTCTGATTTTCTTCCATGTAAATTACACTTGCTTATACTAGGGTACAAAGGAATTTGATGAGATGATTTAAAAGATGAGTTTCTGAGAAAGAAACCAGAGTTTTTAACTTTCATTGCAGCTCTGTAACATGAGTTTGCTAGAAGTTTGTACACTAGCCATTCTGCTAGCCTTAGTAGTACCATTGGAAAAACCATATTTTTCACTGGTAATGTCATTAAAGATGAATAATATtggagaaaaaagagaggaaattaAGTTTTAAGGGATGAAGAAAATAGGAACAGGTGTAGAGGGAATTTATAGGGCAAAATTAAGGGGTGAAATGGAGCGTTGACTCTTTGCATTTGGTTAGCCACGCCGCTAGCATTAATTGCCGCCCAAAACCtttgtttctttcttctttcgttttttttttttttttttacttttttttttatattcctGACATTTTTTTCTTAAGAAAACTCAAAATAATTGTCTTTCTACATAGGTGAtctaagtttttctttctttggttagCAACATTTGGTAGGTTAGAGTGTTGGTGACCGCCTACCtagtttctgtttttctttgaaaattttgtttaacacctttttagcttctttttgaaaAATCATCACTTCTTAGTTCTCACTTTTTCGTCACTGTAAAATATTTACTTACATTCGATACTTATAATAACATCATGATActgataaaattaaaatatatgaaTACTAAACTATAGTATGTATTTGTTACACAAATAACCGGTCAgattcattatttactttttctagctgATGCACATagattatatattaattatatacaattatacatatattatacatgaattatacatacATTATACGTCCGtcgactatttttaatttaagataTTGAGTGGCATGACTATTTGGATTAATTGTTCTTAATTTCCTTCATCTCCACTCGTCCTGATTTTTGCCTCTCTTTTTCCCCTCTTTGCATGCTTAGTAAATATGCATGTATAGGTTGTGTGTTGAAGTGTGTGCACTATGTTTTGAGATACCCTCTTTTGGGGCCTACTGTTACCAATACTCCATGTTGCAGATAAGCATAAATGGAAGACAATAAATGTGTTTGGAGTTGAATCCATCAAAAGAAGCAAATAAGAAAATTTCCTGCTCGAGTAAGGTGATCATCAATTGTTGAACAATACTAATCTTTGAACATTTTGAGCTCTTTAATTACTAAAAGAAGACACGTCTAGTAATACTCGGTAACACGCTTGCAGTTAACTACAACTATGAACTACCCCATCGTTGACTTTATTACTACACGTAGTTTTTAAAGGGAAAACAAAAATGTGTAAAAACCagttttgtcatttttcttttcGGTTGGATTGCATTCAATATTGGAAGTCTTTTAATTGTGAATATTCAATGATCTGCCAGTGTATCATGATAAGTAACATTTATCTATAGTTATCACATGCATGTGACAGTTCAGTAAAGAATAATTCAAGAATATATATTGATCCATTGTAACTATATATTTCCATCTAAATAATTAACATTCTGCTGTATCATGACGCATGCTTGAAGAGTCTAGGTTTTAGTGGCAAAATTCCAAGTTGCtggttaaaattttatttaatttggcCACCTTTAAAGAGAACAATGTGTCTGTTGAGATCTTAACtgcatttaattaaaatattttagcCTGAGATTTGCAAGTTTCCGAGACGATTGTATTGTCCAACTTGGTTTTGTCAGACTGAATTTGGACTTCATATTAATTTGAATCTTGAATTAGATTATGTGAACACTTCACATTTGGAGGGGATGGGGGCAAAGAAAAACAGATAACTTGGATATTATTCTTGATTGATATAGTAGTTAGGATCATGCAATTCCTGTTAAAGGGTTGGTGAAATTTCAATCATTTGGTTTGAATGTTTGATTTCTTTGCATAAGATTTGTATGTACTGTTACAAAGTTTGAATAGTCTATCCACACCTAACTTGTTCTCTACTTATTTcaaatttcaccattttttttcCAGAACATGCATAACTCCTTACTCTATATAACTGGATTGTTTCTGGCAACCATTAATCTTTGGTTCAATATATAGTTATAAAACAATAGAACATTCTTGAGTTAATATTTTATGCAATCCGGTGATATGTTCAAATAATGTGATGCATTCTTGAGTGCGTATTCTACCTATTGCATTTTTTGTGAGAATTAACATATGAGAAACTTGTAGGATGTGTGGCTATTACAACAAAAATGTTATGACAAGCTTTAAATTGTATTCATACGTTCGTCATGGTATTTCATCTTTGGTCTCTCTCGGCAACAGTAATTTTATGTGGATGTATTGGTTAATATTTTAGGGCGAAGATTACTTTTAGCCCGCGATTGAAATTATTTACATTCGATAATTGTaaaagtgtgtgtatatatatcgcctattattttgagagcagcTATACAATGttattttttcaatattttatcTTACTAAGAGAATCTCAATAAAGTTAGAGGTTGATAGATTTCAGATCGGGATACAGACTCCTCGaacattaaaaagaaaaaaaaggaaaaaaaaatactgCTTGAACGTTCATGTTCTTCAGatttgtttacctcaaaaatacgagtaacaattatatttgattagtggttttaaagatatgtgatttagttcaataccaattaataatcaagaaatatgaagtagaaatgaaagatagaagtgaatcaaaccaatgttacttAGCAGTAGTGACCTACCGCTTATTGACCTCGAGGTGGCTTAGGACAGTAAGGACGATTAAGCgataaaaataaagtaagaacaatGGAGCTAAAGGATAATGCTGATGAACAGTAGGCAAAAAAGTAGATAATATATTCTTTTCTCAGTGATGATAAGTtgtcttacaaatgattggggtctcctttatataataagggagccctaaataaggaatatttctacttacagtaaggaatattcttggtacagctgtctaaccgcctaATACGGAATCGTACAATCATATTCCGGAATTTGCGCCATGACTCTAGGGACGTGACATGAATCTAACTCGTTATGGTACAACTTCATAACGGTACTATTCTGAGGTCGGGTGTGCATCATGCTTTGCCTTCGAACTCGGGTCTGGTCCCACGACCTCGAACTTGGTCTTACCCGGACTAGAACTTCGGATGACCTCTCAAGTATCTAGATCGAAAGGCTTTCGATCtcgactgtatacagatagtccctgcatttcttagagtaagatgataagaaatgatttgaaCCCCGATTTTCTCGAACCTCCTATGATGATGTCATTTTCGTGATGCAGGCGTTTGCAGTGATCGAAACGTCCCGTTGGTCCATTTCCCCAAAACATTGAATGCTCGCCAGTATTGGTCAGCCATTAGCGCCGCCGAACCGTCGTTGCCCATCTATAAATATGAGGTGATTCCTCTGAGTAAAGAACTTTACTCTCTGTTCACATCTTTCccatcttcatctctttctctAATCACCCGTTTTCACCGCCTCTTTAAGCATCGAAAAATGCCAAGCTCTTGCAAGAAATACCACATCCCTGTGCAACCCATATTCTTTAGCTTACAACCAtggctaaaactttcaaaatggtCCATAAAAAGGATAAAGCATCGTCTTCCTCTGCCTCCCGACCGGCCAAACCGGTGGTGTCGCCAACTCTTGAGGAAATCACCCCCGGTCCTTGCATAATTAAGAATGACTTTAGCATCGAGAATGCCCCCGATGTCCCAAGTCGATGCGAGCACGCATCTCGATATATTAGCTTGATATCGAAGAAGCTCATCAAGGATGTGAAGAAGGACTGTGGCTGGGGAG includes these proteins:
- the LOC107764226 gene encoding glycerol-3-phosphate acyltransferase 1-like gives rise to the protein MTLPVKNMVFPMVLLRLAEWLVYKLLANSCYRAAMKVKNSGFFLRNSSFKSSHQIPLYPSISKCNLHGRKSETVACDIQGTLLRSESFFPYFMLVAFEGGSIFRAFFLLLSSPLLLVLDYELKLRVMIFITFCGLRLKDMDSVGRAVLPKFYLENLNVHVYEVLKSAGCRVVFTSVPRVMVEGFLKEYLSVDNVKGTELHSVGSYFTGLISSSGILVKPRAIKEFLGENKPDIGIGNSSFHDHLFISLCKEAYVVNKEDEKSSSVLTREKYPKPLVFHDGRLAFLPTPLATLAMFIWLPIGIVLAIFRLFIGICLPYKIAIFLGTLSGVQLRLKGTDPPRSENGKGVLYVCTHRTLLDPVFLSTSLGKPLTAVTYSLSKMSEILAPIKTVRLTRSRTKDAEAMQRLLSEGDLVVCPEGTTCREPYLLRFSSLFAELADEIVPVAMNTNVSMFYGTTASGLKCLDPIFFLMNPRPSYTVEILGKVPKELTCAGGKSSHEVANYIQRQLAAALGFECTNLTRKDKYLMLAGNEGVVDNQDSRIVVNPN